A portion of the Rhizoctonia solani chromosome 6, complete sequence genome contains these proteins:
- a CDS encoding beta-1,4-D-glucan cellobiohydrolase, which translates to MYSAVVLLSLYLAAVKAQQVGTSKAEVHPPLPWQKCTKSGGCVTQSSGKVVLDANWRWVHTTTGYTNCYTGQKWDTSICTDAVTCAKNCAVDGADYSGTYGITTSGNALTLKFVTQGSSGNNVGSRVYLMASDDTKYELFKLKNQEFTFDVDVSNLPCGLNGALYFSEMDADGGMSKYPNNKAGAKYGTGYCDAQCPKDIKFINGEANVVGWNGAPNDPNSGTGSYGTCCTEMDIWEANSMATAYTPHPCSANGQTRCTGSECSSICDQPGCDFNSYRMGDKSFYGKGLTIDTNKKITVVTQFITSDGTANGALTEIRRIYVQDGKVIQNSKTNVAGMDTYDSITDKFCAAQKTAFNDENVFANKGGLSAMDKSFTKGHVLVLSIWDDHTANMLWLDSDYPVGGNTNTPGIARGACSTSSGVPDDVEKNSPNASVTFSNIKFGDIGSTYGGSTGTPTTPTTSAPATTTTASSGTVPHWGQCGGIGYTGPTVCQSPYTCVKNGDYYSQCL; encoded by the exons ATGTACTCTGCGGTCGTTCTCCTCTCCCTCTATCTCGCAGCCGTCAAGGCCCAGCAAGTCGGCACCAGCAAGGCTGAAGTCCATCCCCCGCTTCCTTGGCAGAAATGCACCAAGTCCGGAGGTTGTGTTACTCAATCTAGCGGCAAGGTCGTGCTCGATGCCAACTGGCGCTGGGTTCACACAACGACCGGTTACACCAACTGCTATACCGGCCAGAAGTGGGATACCTCCATTTGCACCGACGCCGTTACCTGCGCCAAGAACTGCGCTGTCGATGGTGCTGACTATTCTGGCACCTATGGTATCACCACCTCCGGCAATGCCTTGACTCTCAAGTTTGTCACCCAGGGCTCCAGCGGCAACAACGTCGGATCTCGTGTTTACCTCATGGCCTCTGACGATACCAAGTACGAGTTATTCAAGCTCAAGAACCAGGAGTTCACTTTCGATGTCGATGTTTCCAACCTCCCCTGTGGTTTGAACGGCGCTCTCTACTTCTCCGAGATGGATGCCGATGGTGGCATGTCCAAGTACCCGAACAACAAGGCCGGCGCCAAGTATGGAACCGGTTACTGCGATGCTCAATGCCCCAAGGACATCAAGTTTATCAACGGGGAG GCGAACGTTGTCGGCTGGAATGGCGCTCCTAATGACCCCAACTCGGGCACTGGTAGCTACGGGACCTGCTGCACTGAGATGGATATCTGGGAGGCTAACTCCATGGCCACTGCATACACCCCTCACCCCTGCTCTGCCAACGGCCAGACGCGCTGCACTGGCTCCGAATGCTCGAGCATCTGTGACCAGCCCGGATGCGACTTCAACTCCTACCGCATGGGCGACAAGTCTTTCTACGGCAAGGGTCTCACCATCGACACCAACAAGAAGATAACCGTTGTTACTCAATTCATCACCTCTGACGGTACTGCCAACGGTGCTCTGACCGAGATCCGCCGCATCTACGTCCAAGATGGCAAGGTCATCCAAAACTCGAAGACCAATGTTGCCGGAATGGACACCTACGATTCGATTACCGACAAGTTCTGCGCTGCCCAGAAGACCGCCTTCAATGACGAGAATGTCTTCGCGAACAAGGGTGGTCTCTCCGCTATGGACAAATCTTTCACCAAAGGCCACGTCCTCGTCTTGTCCATCTGGGACGATCATACTGCCAACATGCTCTGGCTCGACAGCGACTACCCCGTCGGTGGCAACACCAACACTCCCGGGATTGCTCGTGGCGCTTGCTCCACCTCTTCTGGTGTTCCTGACGATGTTGAGAAGAACAGCCCCAATGCTTCCGTTACCTTCTCGAACATCAAGTTTGGTGATATTGGCTCTACCTACGGCGGCTCCACCGGTACCCCCACTACCCCTACCACCAGCGCTCCTGCT ACCACTACAACCGCTTCTTCTGGCACTGTTCCTCACTGGGGTCAATGCGGCGGTATCGGATACACCGGCCCGACT GTTTGCCAATCTCCTTACACTTGCGTCAAGAACGGCGACTACTACTCCCAATGCTTGTAA
- a CDS encoding beta-1,4-D-glucan cellobiohydrolase, with protein MWGSLVFLFTAGVVSVGARVSNQDLGLASSLGPVVDLGYAAYVGNTTSPAGQPNSSVTFFGGIPYVQPPLGDLRFRAPKDLNEQYNPNRTVVDARSWGPTCVQQPATEGVGAEGKLAYLYSPTSAKAGAKLPVVAYIHGGGFFFGSSPQFPMYDWVAQDQNVIAVSMNYRLHLFGFLDGLAVRADGTPNAGLLDQRAALLWIKRHISKFGGNPNDVTIAGESAGGASVVLQSTAWGGKSPVPFKRAIAQSIGLYPLPLDSEIEGVFNNVTTAAGCPASGSEAMRCLREAPLSTLIKSINNVRTNFLAPTIDGPNGFLPDLPSRLIAQGKFRHDVDLVAGHMTNDGRNFAGNPRNVKTDADIVTAILNRYRHMTNATLEKVLKLYPEASVPGSPFVDNYDRAWSIMQDTVFGCMDQHWANATRALGRKNVYAFRFNVPNPVTLAVNPWQGVMHASDVYYLFNGATGSTPFFAPFNTTQAPVAQEIMQYWTSFTRSGNPSKFKRSYSPAWPDYIGDRRIVMSEDVGGSGNHTASFVEKIPVYEQERCSFWMSLNETRFQRRHALSHLFLHISKYYRVSKYYIHIRSKVMSLSAWSIGAQEAVANLTSSLGPVIDLGYTAYAGNSTSPTGQPNSTVTFFGGIRYAQPPLGDLRFRAPKDLDETYNPSRTVIDARSWGPICVQQPAKEGLGVEDCLSLNIWKPTSAKAGAKLPVIFYIHGGGFYAGSSPDFPMYDWVTQDQNIVAISINYRLNLFGFLDGTAVRANGTPNAGLLDQRAALFWIKRHISAFGGDPDEVTISGESAGGASVLLQATAWGGKVQVPFKRAIAQSIGLFPLPLNHELEGIFGNVTSAAGCPASGTEAMACLRAAPLSELIKSINSVRNNYLAPTIDGPNGFIPDLPSRLITQGKFRRGIDLIGGHTTNDGRNFAGNPKNVNTDEDVRTAVTNRYRHVTNATLDKALQLYPSPGTSGSPFVDNYDRAWTIMQDIIMGCMDQHWVNATVKTGHKNAYSYRFNVPNPVDFAANPWRGVGHTSDVYYMFNGATGGTFHPFNTTEVPVAEEIIQYWASFSRAGNPSTFKRAYSPIWPPYAGNSRVVMSEDVRGNSNGTASSVEAVLAYEQQRCQFWMSQNETRV; from the exons ATGTGGGGCTCCTTGGTGTTTTTGTTCACCGCAGGTGTTGTTAGTGTGGGGGCCCGCGTATCAAACCAAGACCTGGGCCTTGCCTCTTCGCTGGGCCCGGTGGTCGATCTTGGATATGCAGCCTATGTTGGTAACACTACTTCTCCTGCAGGCCAGCCCAACTCTTCGGTGACTTTCTTCGGCGGTATTCCCTACGTGCAACCACCTCTCGGAGACCTGAGATTCCGCGCCCCAAAAGACCTTAATGAGCAATATAATCCTAACAGAACGGTAGTGGATGCAAGATCCTGGGGGCCTACTTGCGTACAGCAGCCCGCAACAGAGGGAGTAGGAGCTGAAGGCAAGCTGGCTTATTTGTATTCT CCAACTTCTGCAAAAGCCGGTGCCAAACTCCCGGTCGTTGCCTATATTCATGGTGGTGGTTTCTTTTTTGGG AGTTCGCCTCAATTTCCTATGTATGATTGGGTGGCTCAGGATCAGAACGTTATCGCTGTTTCCATG AACTATCGATTACACTTATTCGGATTCTTGGATGGACTTGCTGTACGGGCTGACGGTACCCCGAATGCTGGACTCCTTGACCAACGAGCGGCGTTGCTTTGGATCAAACGCCACATCAGTAAGTTCGGAGGAAATCCAAACGACGTCACCATCGCCGGTGAATCAGCAG GTGGCGCGTCGGTAGTGCTTCAATCCACAGCCTGGGGCGGAAAGTCGCCGGTTCCGTTCAAACGTGCCATCGCTCAGTCAATTGGGTTATACCCACTTCCCCTGGATAGTGAAATAGAGGGCGTTTTCA ATAATGTGACCACTGCTGCCGGATGTCCTGCTTCGGGCTCTGAAGCAATGAGATGTTTACGAGAGGCCCCCCTTTCGACGCTCATCAAGTCTATTAATAATGTTCGAACAAACTTTCTGGCGCCCACTATTGATGGTCCAAACGGATTTCTCCCTGACCTCCCATCGCGTCTTATTGCCCaaggcaaattccgccatgacgTCGATCTTGTCGCTGGACACATGACAAACGATGGACGAAATTTCGCTGGAAATCCTAGGAACGTGAAAACGGATGCAGATATTGTCACAGCAATTTTGAATCGTTACAGACACATG ACAAATGCAACTCTGGAGAAGGTTTTGAAGTTATATCCCGAGGCGAGTGTACCCGGGTCACCCTTTGTTGACAACTACGACCGTGCGTGGTCGATAATGCAGGATACTGTTTTTGGATGCAT GGATCAGCACTGGGCGAATGCAACAAGGGCATTAGGGCGTAAGAACGTATATGCATTCCG GTTCAACGTACCTAATCCAGTTACACTGGCCGTGAATCCGTGGCAAGGTGTTATGCACGCTTCTGATGTGTATTATCTATTTAATGGCGCGAC TGGATCAACACCATTCTTTGCCCCTTTTAACACTACACAGGCGCCAGTAGCCCAGGAGATCATGCAGTACTGGACCTCGTTTACACGCTCGGGCAACCCATCCAAGTTTAAACGCTCTTATTCTCCTGCGTGGCCAGATTATATAGGCGATCGCCGGATAGTTATGAGCGAGGATGTTGGGGGGAGCGGAAATCACACAGCGAGCTTCGTTGAGAAAATTCCGGTTTACGAACAAGAACGATGCAGCTTCTGGATGAGTCTGAATGAAACGAGG TTTCAACGTCGACACGCGCTATCACACCTCTTCCTCCATATATCTAAATACTACCGTGTATCAAAGTACTATATTCATATTCGGTCGAAGGTCATGT CCTTAAGCGCTTGGAGCATCGGAGCTCAAGAGGCCGTTGCCAATCTTACTTCTTCACTGGGACCTGTCATTGATCTAGGATATACAGCCTATGCCGGTAATTCTACCTCACCCACCGGTCAACCAAATTCAACCGTCACATTCTTTGGGGGAATTCGATACGCCCAGCCACCTCTTGGGGACTTACGATTTCGTGCGCCAAAGGATCTGGATGAAACATACAACCCGAGCCGAACAGTGATCGACGCGAGATCTTGGGGTCCTATTTGCGTACAGCAGCCCGCCAAAGAGGGGCTTGGTGTAGAAG ATTGCCTTAGTTTAAATATTTGGAAACCAACTTCTGCTAAAGCCGGTGCCAAGCTTCCAGTAATTTTTTATATACATGGAGGCGGATTTTATGCTGGG AGCTCACCTGACTTCCCCATGTACGATTGGGTTACTCAAGATCAGAATATTGTAGCTATTTCGATT AACTACCGCTTAAATCTGTTTGGCTTTCTGGACGGAACGGCTGTACGGGCCAATGGAACGCCCAACGCTGGACTTCTGGATCAACGGGCTGCGCTATTTTGGATTAAGCGTCATATCAGTGCGTTTGGAGGTGATCCTGATGAGGTCACCATCTCCGGTGAATCAGCTG GTGGAGCTTCGGTGCTGCTTCAAGCGACTGCATGGGGAGGAAAGGTGCAGGTTCCCTTCAAGCGCGCCATTGCCCAATCAATAGGGCTCTTTCCCCTCCCACTGAACCATGAGCTGGAAGGTATTTTCG GCAATGTTACTAGCGCAGCCGGATGCCCGGCCTCGGGAACCGAGGCTATGGCTTGTTTACGCGCCGCTCCTCTTTCAGAATTAATCAAATCCATCAATAGCGTGCGGAACAACTACCTTGCGCCTACCATAGATGGACCCAACGGATTCATTCCGGATCTTCCGTCACGTCTCATTACCCAAGGAAAGTTTCGCCGTGGGATTGATCTTATCGGCGGGCATACAACCAATGATGGAAGAAACTTTGCTGGGAATCCCAAGAATGTAAACACCGACGAGGATGTTAGGACGGCGGTTACGAACCGTTATCGGCATGTG ACAAATGCTACTTTGGATAAGGCTTTGCAGCTTTATCCGTCCCCGGGTACTTCAGGGTCGCCATTTGTAGACAACTATGATCGCGCTTGGACAATTATGCAAGACATCATTATGGGATGCAT GGATCAACATTGGGTAAATGCAACGGTCAAGACAGGTCACAAGAATGCATATTCATATCG GTTCAATGTTCCAAACCCCGTTGATTTTGCGGCGAATCCTTGGCGAGGTGTTGGCCATACTTCTGATGTATATTATATGTTCAACGGCGCAAC AGGTGGGACATTCCACCCATTTAACACAACTGAAGTCCCAGTAGCAGAAGAAATTATTCAATATTGGGCATCATTCTCGCGGGCAGGTAATCCATCCACATTCAAACGGGCATATTCCCCGATATGGCCACCATATGCGGGAAACAGTCGGGTAGTCATGAGTGAGGACGTGAGAGGAAACAGCAATGGCACGGCTAGCTCGGTAGAGGCTGTCCTAGCCTATGAACAACAACGCTGCCAATTTTGGATGAGCCAGAACGAAACGCGAGTGTAA
- a CDS encoding GNAT family acetyltransferase, protein MSRLPDDLFFDLVRADEIGTAHELEAAGYPLDEAASLDALKYRQSVAPNFFLGAYLPNPRTLIGFIVSTLSPSPTLTHHSMEVHEPEPKPSSVCIHSVCVASTYHRRGIALKLLQEYLERMEKILDVARVLLICKAPLKPLYTRAGFAEVGPSAVVHGQDPWFEMRKDFNRDQPPQATILAALQSQSTRPKSGQRAYASFEDPFINLTYEDQSVRYNTFKLTCPRSQCGSLILLRGVGVWTPAQRTTIYPEIFDSPNPTFQFHYRKSQQAGGSSSLPRCSSRILGFHALWEEMEESSI, encoded by the exons ATGTCCCGACTCCCTGACGATCTTTTCTTCGACCTCGTGCGTGCAGATGAGATTGGGACTGCTCATGAGCTTGAGGCGGCGG GGTACCCTCTGGATGAAGCAGCTTCTCTTGACGCGTTGAA GTATCGCCAATCTGTCGCGCCTAATTTCTTTCTGGGAGCCTATCTCCCCAATCCTCGCACCCTCATCGGGTTCATTGTGTCAACGCTCTCCCCGTCGCCGACGCTCACGCACCATTCAATGGAGGTACACGAACCAGAGCCGAAGCCCTCGTCCGTTTGCATACACTCTGTCTGTGTCGCATCCACATATCATCGCCGCGGTATAGCCCTCAAACTTCTTCAAGAATACCTCGAGCGAATGGAAAAGATACTAGACGTTGCGCGAGTGCTTTTGATATGCAAGGCGCCTCTAAAACCCTTGTATACGCGTGCGGGGTTTGCGGAAGTCGGTCCCAGTGCGGTTGTTCATGGCCAGGACCCGTGGTTCGAAATGCGCAAAGACTTCAACCGTGACCAGCCCCCTCAGGCTACTATATTAGCCGCACTTCAATCACAGTCCACGCGTCCTAAATCTGGACAGCGAGCATATGCGTCATTTGAAGACCCGTTTATTAATTTGACATACGAGGACCAATCCGTCAGATACAACACTTTCAAACTCACCTGCCCCCGCTCACAATGTGGGAGCTTGATCCTTTTGCGAGGCGTAGGCGTGTGGACTCCGGCTCAGAGAACCACGATCTACCCAGAGATCTTCGACTCCCCCAATCCGACTTTCCAGTTCCATTACCGGAAGAGCCAACAGGCTGGTGGCTCGTCAAGCCTTCCCCGATGCAGTTCGAGAATATTGGGTTTTCACGCGCTGTGGGAGGAGATGGAGGAATCAAGTATCTGA
- a CDS encoding small monomeric GTPase RhbA produces the protein MASNPTGSPTNETGLLPNGDEKNSVVIKVGMVGDSQIGKTSLMVKYVEGSFDEDYIQTLGVNFMEKTISVRRTTITFSIWDLGGQREFVNMLPLVCNDAVAILFMFDLTRKSTLNSVKEWYRQARGFNKTAIPFLIGTKFDTFSTFPRDEQEEITKQAKRFAKAMHASLIFSSTSASINVQKIFKIVLAKAFDLKCVIPEIEGVGEPILLYVDV, from the exons ATGGCCTCTAACCCCACCGGTTCTCCTACTAACGAGACTGGCTTGCTCCCCAACGGCGATGAGAAGAACAG CGTCGTCATCAAGGTTGGCATGGTCGGCGATTCACAGATCGGAAAGACCAGTCTCATGGTCAAATATGTCGAGGGCAGCTTCGACGAGGACTACATCCAAACGCTGG GCGTTAACTTTATGGAGAAGACAATATCCGTCCGGAGAACAACTATCACATTTTCTATATGGGACTTGGGAG GTCAGCGAGAATTCGTGAACATGTTGCCGCTGGTGTGCAACGACGCGGTGGCTATTCTCTTCATGTTCGATCTTACCCGAAAGTCAACACTCAACTCGGTCAAGGAATGGTACCGGCAGGCAAGGGGCTTTAACAAG ACGGCAATTCCATTCCTAATAGGAACTAAATTTGACACCTTCTCCACATTCCCGCGAGACGAACAGGAGGAAATCACAAAACAGGCGAAGCGATTTGCCAAAGCAATGCATGCCAGTCTGATCTTTTCGAGTACGAGCGCGAGCATTAATGTCCAAAAGATCTTCAAGATCGTGCTTGCCAAG GCATTCGACTTAAAATGCGTGATACCAGAGATCGAAGGTGTCGGCGAACCCATATTACTCTATGTCGACGTTTAA
- a CDS encoding ribosomal protein S11, with the protein MSTNSRTAPLGSCPVSVSSRFNLDSWDMHDADVLFLTPDQVFFYAHQSTILSHSTNSFGGLLADSASYSTAEEVDTNQPMSESHFSSEPRLVVVNIPSDIFNVVLLALYRFPIHEYSPSIHTLRETIPTLVNLGCDPSAIASPRSELYGLLLKSAAVDSLSMYAVAAQCYFEALAVSVSALTLRISLDQITDDLALQMGPIYLRRLFFLHLGRADALRRIILPLPNLHPPEESTRCSIDAQKGILRAWTLASAYMIAQNHPGDIQDMVSLLGHTLDEGKDLGILLNIGSYLSYIFRRFAARVQRALDAGRLDPALVEEIRNLPSGALYFTPSSRKKLRIRPVMYEVYLGDPESKGPSFSGNEKAKGTIDWTKITPIAASKLIPKAEDQVKRSTMPPTEPGSAPRRSRLNFMSSVSSPTRSEATAQPVTNPDPSPPTIQAPSAPPPGSLALSVFIAMPSPSCRLSRAKLDGEEVVPDPPKKGKAPKEEAVASLGPQVAEGELVFGVAHIYASFNDTFVHVTDLSGKETVTRGMKVKADRDESSPYAAMLAAQDVATRCKEVGITALHIKLRATGGTGTKTPGPGAQSALRALARSGMRIGRIEDVTPVPTDSTRRKGGRRGRRL; encoded by the exons ATGTCAACGAATTCGCGAACCGCACCACTTGGGTCCTGCCCTGTGTCTGTCTCCAGTCGTTTCAATCTCGATTCTTGGGATATGCATGATGCAGACGTACTCTTCTTAACCCCGGATCAGGTGTTTTTCTACGCCCATCAGTCAACTATCCTCTCGCATTCTACTAATAGCTTTGGTGGTTTGTTGGCCGATAGTGCTTCGTACAGTACAGCTGAGGAGGTCGATACTAACCAACCTATGAGTGAATCACATTTCAGCTCTGAGCCTAGACTTGTGGTGGTGAATATACCCTCAGACATATTCAACGTGGTGCTCCTAGCTCTCTACCGTTTCCCTATCCATGAATATTCCCCCTCGATCCATACCCTTCGTGAGACAATCCCTACTCTAGTGAATCTCGGTTGTGATCCCAGCGCAATTGCATCCCCTCGTTCAGAACTGTATGGTCTGCTCCTCAAGTCCGCGGCCGTAGATTCATTATCCATGTACGCCGTAGCAGCGCAGTGTTACTTCGAGGCGTTGGCTGTGTCTGTCAGCGCATTGACTCTTCGAATATCACTCGACCAAATCACGGACGATCTTGCGTTGCAGATGGGCCCTATTTACTTGAGGCGCTTGTTTT TCCTTCATCTTGGTCGTGCAGATGCTTTGAGAAGGATTATTCTCCCTCTGCCAAACCTTCACCCACCGGAAGAGAGTACTCGGTGTAGTATCGATGCCCAAAAAGGCATCCTGCGCGCGTGGACTCTCGCATCGGCTTACATGATTGCTCAAAATCATCCAGGCGACATTCAAGACATGGTATCACTATTGG GGCATACTCTCGACGAAGGCAAGGACCTCGGAATTTTGCTAAATATTGGGTCCTATCTAAGTTATATTTTTAGACGGTTCGCTGCCCGTGTCCAACGAGCGCTTGACGCTGGCCGACTTGACCCAGCACTCGTCGAAGAGATCCGCAATTTACCGTCTGGCGCTCTCTATTTTACACCTTCTAGCAGGAAGAAACTTAGAATACGGCCGGTAATGTACGAGGTCTACCTAGGGGATCCAGAGAGCAAGGGCCCCAGTTTCAGTGGGAATGAGAAAGCTAAAGGGACGATTGATTGGACAAAGATAACC CCTATTGCCGCGTCTAAACTTATCCCAAAGGCCGAGGATCAAGTGAAAAGGTCGACCATGCCTCCAACTGAGCCGGGATCAGCTCCAAGGAGATCCCGGTTGAATTTCATGAGCTCTGTCTCATCGCCCACGCGGTCAGAGGCGACAGCCCAACCAGTAACAAACCCAGACCCATCTCCTCCTACGATTCAAGCTCCCTCGGCCCCACCCCCAGGCTCCCTCGCGCTAAGCGTCTTTATCGCCATGCCATCCCCCTCTTGCCGTCTTAGTCGTGCCAAGCTCGACGGTGAGGAGGTTGTGCCTGAC CCACCAAAGAAGGGAAAGGCGCCTAAGGAGGAGGCTGTTGCCTCTTTGGGTCCCCAAGTCGCTGAGGGCGAGCTCGTTTTCGGTGTTGCACACATCTACGCCAGCTTCAACGACACTTTTGTCCATGTTACCGATCTCTCTGGAAAGGAAACTGTCACTC GTGGTATGAAGGTCAAGGCCGACCGTGACGAGTCCTCTCCTTACGCGGCCATGTTGGCTGCCCAGGATGTTGCCACTCGCTGCAAGGAAGTCGGCATCACCGCCCTTCACATCAAACTTAGGGCTACTGGTGGAACTGGAACCAAGACTCCTG GGCCCGGTGCTCAGTCCGCTCTCCGTGCCCTTGCTCGTTCGGGTATGCGCATTGGTCGTATCGAGGATGTGACTCCGGTCCCCACCGACTCTACTCGTCGCAAG GGTGGTCGCCGTGGTCGTCGTCTCTAG